The following are from one region of the Stenotrophomonas lactitubi genome:
- a CDS encoding baeRF12 domain-containing protein: MTRRIPEGTLVIVADGGSARVFTNVGSEQKLTLKQEGELRLQDISEQGVSGQGPSGAVPKDMSISQLNEATFAKQVAEQLNEDALNNRYAHLVLIADPTTLGRIRPLLHKETQARLLVDIAKDLTNAPLEDIQRTLQA, from the coding sequence ATGACCCGTCGCATTCCCGAAGGCACCCTGGTTATCGTCGCCGATGGTGGCTCGGCCCGCGTGTTCACCAACGTCGGCAGCGAGCAGAAGCTCACCTTGAAGCAGGAAGGCGAGCTGCGCCTGCAGGACATCAGCGAGCAGGGTGTATCCGGACAGGGGCCGTCCGGCGCGGTGCCCAAGGACATGTCGATCTCGCAGCTCAACGAAGCGACCTTCGCCAAGCAGGTGGCCGAGCAGCTCAACGAAGATGCACTCAACAACCGCTACGCGCATCTGGTGCTGATCGCCGATCCCACCACGCTTGGCCGCATCCGTCCGTTGCTGCATAAAGAGACGCAGGCGCGGTTGCTGGTCGATATCGCCAAGGATCTGACCAACGCGCCGCTGGAAGACATCCAGCGCACGCTGCAGGCGTAA
- the proP gene encoding glycine betaine/L-proline transporter ProP codes for MQDNSDAHAHFGWFKRRRHLKVDEITVVDKPMLKRAVGAAALGNAMEWFDFGVYGYLAVTIGQVFFPSSNPTAQVIAAFATFTVAFLVRPLGGMVFGPLGDRYGRQKVLAFTMIMMALGTFAIGLIPSYERIGIWAPVLLLLARVVQGFSTGGEYGGAATFIAEYSTDRNRGLMGSWLEFGTLGGYIAGAGTVTALHMLLSSEQMLDWGWRIPFLVAGPLGLLGLYMRMRLEETPAFRAFAEEAEKRDHERPGLLDLFRVHGRQLIVCMGLVLVFNVTDYMLLTYMPSYLSVTMGYAESKGLLLIIIVMLVMMPLNIVGGLFSDKLGRRPMIIGACIALLVLAVPSLLLVGSGNDWLIFLGLMLLGLALVCFTSSMPSTLPALFYTPVRYSALSIAFNVSVSLFGGTTPLVTAWLVERTGDPLVPAYYLMGAAVIGLITMIFVKETAGLPLRGSPPAVGCNKEAAALLKSDAPVTVDRTLPPLPDVAEPEQVTPA; via the coding sequence ATGCAGGACAACTCCGATGCCCACGCCCATTTCGGCTGGTTCAAACGCCGCCGCCATCTGAAGGTCGACGAGATCACCGTTGTCGACAAACCCATGCTCAAGCGCGCCGTGGGCGCCGCTGCACTGGGCAATGCGATGGAATGGTTCGACTTCGGTGTCTATGGCTATCTCGCCGTCACCATCGGCCAGGTCTTCTTCCCCTCCAGCAACCCCACCGCGCAGGTGATCGCTGCGTTCGCCACGTTCACCGTGGCCTTCCTGGTACGCCCGCTGGGCGGCATGGTCTTCGGGCCCCTGGGCGACCGGTACGGGCGCCAGAAGGTACTGGCCTTCACCATGATCATGATGGCCCTGGGCACCTTCGCCATCGGCCTGATTCCCTCTTACGAACGCATCGGCATCTGGGCGCCGGTGCTGCTGCTGCTCGCGCGCGTGGTGCAGGGCTTTTCCACCGGTGGCGAGTATGGCGGCGCGGCAACCTTCATTGCCGAGTACTCCACCGACCGCAACCGCGGCCTGATGGGCAGCTGGCTGGAGTTCGGCACGCTGGGCGGCTACATCGCCGGCGCCGGTACGGTCACCGCCCTGCACATGCTGCTGAGCAGCGAGCAGATGCTGGACTGGGGCTGGCGCATTCCGTTCCTGGTGGCCGGCCCACTCGGCCTGCTGGGCCTGTATATGCGCATGCGGCTGGAGGAAACGCCAGCGTTCCGCGCGTTCGCCGAAGAAGCCGAGAAGCGCGACCATGAGCGCCCCGGCCTGCTCGATCTGTTCCGTGTGCACGGGCGCCAGCTGATCGTCTGCATGGGCCTGGTGCTGGTGTTCAACGTGACCGACTACATGCTGCTGACCTACATGCCCAGCTACCTGAGCGTGACCATGGGGTATGCGGAGAGCAAGGGCCTGCTGCTGATCATCATCGTGATGCTGGTGATGATGCCGTTGAACATCGTCGGTGGCCTTTTCAGCGACAAGCTGGGCCGGCGCCCGATGATCATTGGCGCCTGCATCGCGCTGCTGGTGCTGGCGGTGCCGAGCCTGCTGCTGGTGGGCAGCGGCAACGACTGGCTGATCTTCCTTGGCCTGATGCTGCTGGGCCTGGCGCTGGTGTGCTTCACCAGTTCGATGCCCTCCACGCTGCCGGCACTGTTCTATACGCCGGTGCGCTACAGCGCGCTGTCCATTGCGTTCAACGTGTCGGTGTCGCTGTTCGGTGGCACCACGCCGCTGGTGACCGCCTGGCTGGTGGAGCGCACCGGCGATCCGCTGGTGCCGGCCTACTACCTGATGGGCGCGGCGGTGATCGGCCTGATCACGATGATCTTCGTGAAGGAAACCGCCGGCCTGCCGCTGCGCGGTTCGCCGCCAGCCGTGGGCTGCAACAAGGAGGCGGCGGCGCTGTTGAAGAGCGATGCCCCGGTAACAGTGGATCGCACCCTGCCGCCCTTGCCGGACGTAGCCGAACCGGAACAGGTGACCCCGGCCTGA